Proteins from a genomic interval of Actinoalloteichus hymeniacidonis:
- a CDS encoding lactonase family protein, with product MSDSDTTRRRFLATLGLTGGAVVLTSLSATSEAAAGATNSAAGQPATGPTTPVAGTDTTPVYLGSFSWTDPPGRGLDVGSRDTDGTITATDTVAGVPDASFLAFSPDRRFLYAVNELSPTGTVTALSLTDPWLPSPINTASTQGSAPTHLVVHPDGRFLIAANYGSGSVVVHPLAEDGSVGAATDLVQHVGDSRDPHAHQVVIDPLDSRVIAVDLGADSVYVYSLDTASGTLRLDQQLRLASGSGPRHLAFHPDGRHAYVLAELDSTITVLAWDPTTGFTTGATISSRAAGATGENFPAEIAVSADGRFVYASNRGDDDIAVFAVAEDGASLTLLGTESTGGAWPRHFAIGPDGNHLYVANQNSGAISRLPRDPESGLLSPVDATTEVPGVCVVAFLD from the coding sequence ATGTCCGACAGCGACACGACTCGACGACGATTCCTCGCGACGCTGGGGCTCACCGGGGGCGCGGTCGTGCTCACGTCCCTCTCGGCGACCTCGGAAGCGGCGGCAGGCGCGACGAATTCCGCAGCCGGGCAGCCCGCGACCGGGCCGACGACCCCGGTGGCGGGCACCGACACCACGCCGGTCTACCTGGGCAGCTTCAGTTGGACGGACCCGCCGGGACGCGGACTCGACGTCGGCAGCCGGGACACCGATGGCACCATCACTGCCACCGACACGGTCGCGGGCGTGCCCGACGCCTCGTTCCTCGCGTTCTCTCCGGATCGGCGCTTCCTGTACGCGGTCAACGAGTTGAGTCCTACCGGTACGGTGACCGCGTTGAGCTTGACCGACCCGTGGTTGCCCTCGCCGATCAACACCGCGTCGACCCAAGGGTCGGCGCCGACTCACCTGGTCGTGCATCCGGACGGCCGGTTCCTGATCGCGGCCAATTACGGATCCGGTTCGGTGGTGGTGCATCCGCTCGCCGAGGACGGCTCGGTCGGTGCGGCCACCGACCTCGTGCAGCACGTCGGCGACAGCCGCGACCCACACGCCCATCAGGTGGTCATCGACCCTCTGGACAGTCGGGTGATCGCCGTCGACCTCGGCGCCGACTCCGTCTACGTGTACTCGTTGGACACCGCCTCGGGCACGCTGCGCCTGGATCAACAACTTCGGCTCGCCTCGGGCAGCGGGCCCCGACATCTCGCGTTCCATCCCGACGGCCGCCACGCCTACGTTCTCGCCGAACTGGACTCCACCATCACCGTGCTGGCCTGGGATCCCACGACCGGTTTCACCACGGGCGCGACCATCAGCAGCCGGGCGGCGGGCGCGACCGGGGAGAACTTCCCGGCCGAGATCGCGGTGTCCGCCGATGGCCGTTTCGTCTACGCCTCCAACCGGGGCGACGACGACATCGCGGTCTTCGCCGTCGCCGAGGACGGTGCGTCCCTGACCCTGCTCGGCACCGAATCGACGGGCGGGGCCTGGCCTCGGCATTTCGCCATCGGCCCGGACGGGAACCACCTGTATGTGGCGAATCAGAACTCCGGGGCGATCAGCAGGCTGCCGCGCGACCCGGAATCGGGTCTGTTGTCGCCCGTCGACGCCACCACCGAGGTACCGGGGGTGTGCGTCGTGGCCTTCCTCGACTGA
- a CDS encoding helix-turn-helix domain-containing protein, producing the protein MARPKSALLRTPGARSLGNALRTARTNEGVSTRELGRRLGSRSAAWVLNLERGEVMITPELVAAIAGALALPERDRERLVARARDLGASPWTPSADLPDQLTTLIGYEREASRITELARIVPGLLQTEDYARAMIAALPGRYDVDELIRVRMERQSVLTSVNAPKYRAMLDESVLRKPIGGHAVMAGQLAHLLEVASAHNVEILIIADDQGAYPGMSAPFTLLEFEDTDPVVYVELMTTGTWINKPGDTVGYLPALDRLATVALSSDESMQVVAKYRTHHEGQAPSP; encoded by the coding sequence ATGGCAAGACCCAAGAGCGCTCTTCTCCGTACTCCGGGTGCGCGTTCCCTCGGCAACGCGCTGCGGACGGCACGAACCAATGAGGGTGTGTCCACTCGTGAACTCGGCCGCCGTCTCGGTTCTCGGTCGGCTGCGTGGGTCCTCAACTTGGAACGCGGCGAGGTGATGATCACTCCGGAGTTGGTCGCAGCCATCGCCGGGGCGCTTGCGCTACCCGAACGGGACCGGGAACGGCTGGTGGCTCGTGCCCGTGATCTGGGCGCGTCGCCATGGACACCGAGCGCGGACCTGCCGGATCAACTCACCACGCTCATCGGGTACGAGCGTGAAGCATCGCGGATCACTGAGCTTGCTCGGATCGTGCCCGGTCTCTTGCAGACCGAGGACTATGCGCGGGCGATGATTGCAGCTCTTCCGGGGCGTTACGACGTCGATGAGCTCATCCGCGTTCGGATGGAACGACAGAGCGTGTTGACCAGCGTCAATGCTCCCAAGTACCGGGCGATGCTTGACGAATCCGTCCTCCGTAAGCCAATCGGAGGCCACGCCGTCATGGCCGGTCAACTCGCCCATCTGCTGGAGGTGGCCAGCGCGCACAACGTGGAGATCCTCATAATCGCCGATGACCAGGGCGCGTACCCAGGCATGTCGGCACCGTTCACCTTGCTGGAGTTTGAAGACACCGACCCCGTTGTGTACGTCGAGCTCATGACCACGGGGACGTGGATCAATAAGCCCGGTGACACTGTTGGCTACCTACCTGCTCTCGATAGGCTGGCGACCGTTGCGCTCTCATCGGATGAATCCATGCAGGTCGTCGCGAAGTATCGGACGCACCACGAAGGGCAGGCACCATCACCATGA
- a CDS encoding DUF397 domain-containing protein, with translation MTHGELTGWHKSTRSAHQGGCVEVGDAPGVVGIRDTKNRAAGTLVVDRVTFSAFLDAIKADRVGRL, from the coding sequence ATGACTCACGGCGAACTCACCGGATGGCACAAGTCGACTAGATCGGCACATCAGGGCGGCTGCGTGGAGGTCGGTGACGCTCCTGGTGTTGTCGGGATCCGGGACACGAAGAACCGTGCCGCTGGGACGTTGGTGGTTGACCGTGTGACCTTCAGTGCCTTCCTGGATGCGATCAAGGCAGATCGGGTCGGCCGACTGTAG
- a CDS encoding class I SAM-dependent DNA methyltransferase: MSTASPALAQAQTNSLVTKLWNYCNVLRDNGLSTIEYVEQLSYLLFLKMADEIAADPFTEQEAKVVVPAAYNWASLVRRKGIDLEIHYREILDVLAKNPHTTLGTIFAKAQNRITEPALLEKLVVDLIGREEWTVHGTDLKGDAYEGLLAKGAEDTKTGSGQYFTPRALIDAMVDVMRPLPEDTITDPACGTGGFLIAAHHHIREKYMHKLTRDQRLALGSGKIWGNELVTGTARLAAMNMLLHGIGDADGESLITVGDALAEKPHRHASLVLANPPFGKKSSITVVGTDGRAEREDISYEREDFRATTTNKQLNFLQHIMSLMAMDGRAAVVLPDNVLFEGGAGEKIRRRLLEEFDLHTILRLPTGIFYAGGVKANVLFFEKKPPRSGGVANTSTVWIYDFRTAQHFTLKQNPLRRADLEDFVQAYSSDDRSKRVESERFKPFDYAELIARDKVNLDITWMKDPALDDADSLLPPEVIAKEIVEDLQAALREFAALAEALGGEVSVDTDALPTNEID; the protein is encoded by the coding sequence GTGAGCACCGCATCACCCGCCTTGGCCCAAGCGCAGACCAACTCCTTGGTCACCAAGCTTTGGAACTACTGCAACGTCCTGCGCGATAACGGCCTGTCGACCATCGAGTATGTCGAGCAGCTTTCCTATCTGCTGTTCTTGAAGATGGCGGACGAGATCGCCGCAGATCCGTTCACCGAACAGGAAGCCAAGGTCGTCGTTCCGGCTGCCTATAACTGGGCATCGCTCGTTCGCCGTAAGGGTATCGACCTGGAGATTCACTATCGCGAGATCCTTGATGTGCTCGCGAAGAACCCCCACACGACGCTGGGCACGATCTTCGCCAAGGCGCAGAACCGGATCACCGAGCCCGCGCTATTGGAAAAGCTCGTGGTGGATCTGATCGGCAGAGAAGAGTGGACGGTCCACGGAACGGACCTCAAGGGCGACGCCTATGAGGGGCTACTCGCCAAGGGTGCGGAGGACACCAAGACCGGTTCCGGGCAGTACTTCACCCCTCGCGCGCTGATCGACGCCATGGTGGACGTGATGCGGCCCCTGCCGGAGGACACCATCACCGATCCGGCTTGCGGAACCGGCGGTTTCCTTATCGCCGCACACCACCACATTCGCGAGAAGTACATGCACAAGCTGACGCGGGATCAACGCCTCGCGCTCGGTTCGGGCAAGATCTGGGGCAACGAGCTGGTCACCGGCACCGCCCGTCTGGCCGCGATGAACATGCTGCTGCACGGCATCGGCGACGCCGACGGAGAGTCGCTGATCACCGTCGGTGATGCCTTGGCCGAGAAGCCACACCGGCATGCCTCGCTGGTGCTGGCGAATCCGCCGTTCGGCAAGAAGTCCTCGATCACGGTGGTCGGCACCGATGGCAGGGCCGAGCGCGAGGACATCTCCTACGAACGAGAGGACTTCCGCGCCACCACGACCAACAAGCAGCTCAACTTCCTGCAACACATCATGTCGCTGATGGCGATGGACGGCCGGGCCGCCGTCGTTCTGCCCGACAACGTGTTGTTCGAGGGCGGTGCGGGCGAGAAGATCCGGCGCCGTCTGCTGGAGGAATTCGACCTGCACACCATTCTGCGGCTGCCCACCGGCATTTTCTACGCGGGCGGTGTCAAGGCCAACGTGCTGTTCTTCGAGAAGAAGCCGCCCCGCAGCGGCGGCGTCGCCAACACCTCGACGGTCTGGATCTACGACTTCCGTACCGCTCAGCACTTCACCCTCAAACAGAACCCGTTGCGCCGCGCCGACCTGGAAGACTTCGTCCAGGCCTACAGCTCCGACGACCGCAGTAAGCGGGTGGAATCAGAGCGCTTCAAACCCTTCGACTACGCGGAACTGATCGCGCGGGACAAGGTCAACCTCGACATCACCTGGATGAAGGACCCGGCGTTGGACGACGCCGACAGTCTCCTTCCCCCCGAGGTGATCGCGAAGGAGATCGTGGAGGACCTTCAGGCGGCGTTGCGGGAGTTCGCCGCCCTCGCGGAAGCGCTCGGTGGTGAGGTCTCCGTAGACACCGATGCACTACCCACCAATGAAATCGATTGA